From the genome of Desulfovibrio sp. JY:
CGCCTGTCCGGGGAAACCCGAACAACGGAAAAATCGGACGTGCCGCCGCCGATATCGACAATCAAGGCCAGCTCTTCTCTCGTGACCGATTGTTCGTAATCCAGGGCCGCCGCTATGGGTTCATACTGGAAAAACACATGGCGAAAACCGGCCTTTCTTGTGATGTCCTCAAGATGCCCCTGCGCCAGCGCATCGGCCTGCTCGTCGGCGTCCACAAACCGAACAGGACGCCCCATGACGACATTCTCGATGGCATGGCCGACAGTGGATTCGGCCCTGCGCTTCAACTGTTCTATGAAACTGACGATGATATCCTTGAAGAAAATATTTTCGTAGCCCACTTCCGTCGATTCGTTGATCAGCGAGCTGCCAAGGATGCTCTTGAGGGATCGCAGCAAACGCCCCTCACAACCATCCATATAAAACGCTATCGCCTCATTGCCGAACAGCACGCCGTTTTCTTCGGTGTCATAAAAAATGGCGCTGGGAATCGTTTGCCGCTTGCCTTCCAATTCCACAAGACAAGGAGCGCCGTCCCTTAAAAAACCGACAGCGGAATTGGATGTTCCGAAATCAATCCCAAGAGCCACCGACATACCTTCTCCGTATTTATCTCGCGCCAACAGAGTGACCAACGCATGAAACCCGGCTGAAGAAACAAAAAAGCCCCGTTGGCGCTGCGCCGACGCGACCACCTTACGAAATAGGATTTAAAAAGAGTTTCAGGGTATTAAATCACGATCAGGGGATGTCGGGATGGCATGCAGGCGCGCCCCCTGCTCCGCGGTCCGGGAAACAAACCCCGGAAACAGGCGCGAGGCCCCGCCCCGTCCCGAAGTCCCCACGGGATTTCGGTCCCGAAAAAAAGCCGGGGGACAAAAAGCGTTGGTTTCGTTGGCTGTTGTTGGAGCGGGGGAGCTACACTTCCGGGGACGGGCAGGTCAAGCGCTTTTTCCCGGAGGGGAGCCCCGACTGCGACCGGACATCCCTGCAAGCGCGGCGGGCAGAGTTTTGTTGGTTACCCCATATCGTGCTTTCATGAGACATCCCCGCCAGCCGATGGGGCCGTGTCATGCCGTGTCGTCACCCACTTCGATGAGACCCATTTTGACGGCATAATGGACCAGCTCGGCCATATTGGAAAAGCCGAGCTTGCCGAAGATGTTCGAGCGGTGGTTCTCGACGGTCTTTCGGGAAATGTAGAGATCCGCGGCAATGGCCGCGACGCCGCGCCCCTCGGCCAGCAGGCGCAGGATCTGCTGTTCGCGGCGGGTCAGGGTGTCGTAGGCCGGATCGGCGGGCCGCGAGCGATGGGTGGCGTATTCGTCGAGCTTGAGGAGCACCTGGGGCACGATGGCCCCGTCGAGATAGCGATCCCCCCGGGAAACGGCGTCCAGGCCGTGCAGCAGACTGACCGCGGCGGAATCCTTGAGGACATAGCCGAGCGCCCCCAGCCGCAGGCTCTCCGCCACCAGATCCAGGCGCGTGTGCATGCTGACCACGAGGATGCGCGGCGGCACGGGCAAGGCGCGCAACCGCCGGATGACCTCGATGCCGTCGGCGTCGGGCAGGCCGATGTCCAGCACCACGATGTCCGGCGTCTGCGTCCTGGCCAGCTCCAGCGCCTCCCCGGCCGTGCCGGCTTCGCCAAGGACGGCGTAGGCCGATTGCCCGGCGATCAGCGAGCGCAGCCCCTCCCGGAAGAGCGGATGGTCATCGACCAGGAGAATCTTCAGGGGACCTGACATGGGCCTTGCCCCTCCACCGGGACTTCCACCTTGATGCGCACCCCCTTGCCGGGGCGCGCGCGCAGCGTGAACCGTCCGCCAAGCAGCCGGATACGTTCGCCCATGCTCCAAAGCCCCATGTGCTTTTCCGCCAGGGCCTGGGGAAGGCGCACCTGCGGATCGAACCCCTGGCCGTCGTCGCTTATCCGCAGCAGACAGTGGGGATACGAGGCGACCAGCCGCACGGAAATGCTCGAACAGCGGCCATGGCGGCAGGCATTGGCCAAGCCTTCCTGGAGCACGCGGTAGAGATTGATGCTCGTTTCAAAGGGCATACGGAGCGCTTCCATCCCGTCGGCGGAAAAAGCGATGGGCACCCCGTGCCGGGCGGAAAGCTCCTGGCACAAGCGGCAGGCGGTTTCGGCCAGGCCGAGCTGGGTCAAAGCCGGCGGCAGCAGGTTGTAGGCCAGATCGCGTAGCGCCATGACGGCCGTGCCCAGGCGGGTGGAACACTCCCGGACCGCTTCCCGGGCGTCTTGCGCGCCGTCGTCGAGCAAAGGGAGCAGCCCCTCCAGGCGCAGGCGCGTGACGGACAGGAGCTGGCCCACATCGTCGTGCAGTTCGCGGGCAATACGCTGTCGCTCGTGTTCCTGCGCCTTGAGGAGTTCCTGGGACAACCGCCGCAGCCGCTCCTCGTTTTCGCGCGCCTCGATGATTCTCCCGAGGTGGTCGGCGACCGCATCGAGCAGATGGCGTTCCTCGCGCAGGAAAGGCCCCTCGTCGCAGGGCGGCCGTTTGCCCAGATAGCCCACCTCGATGTGGCCGACGGCTTCCCCATGCACCCGGACCGGACTCGACTGCTTCGCCACGGGCCGCCGCGCCGCGGGCGTGGCAAAGCCACGACCGCCGATCGTCAGCTTCACGCAGGCGATTTCAGGATACTGCCAGGCCCGGGCCACGATGCCGCACACGCCGGACAGGATGTCGTCAAGGGCCAGGTCGTGGCGCTGCGACAGCCGCGTGATTTCGTAAAGGCAGTCCAATTCCTTGATGCGTTCGCGCAGGGCCGCCGTGACGTCCTTGGGCGCGGACTCCGGTCCGGCCGAAGTCCGGCGTTGTTCCCCGGCGGCCCCGGCAGCCCCGGCGTCAAGGTCACGTTGCCTTTCGGTCTTCTCCATGCGTCGTTCCGAATCGAATGCGTCCCTGTCGGGACAGGCCGGACCGGCTTTTTCCCCGGTCCGGCGTCGTTTCTTGCCTGTACGCGCCGCCCCCCTGTCAGGAGAGCAGAATGCGCCTGGCTATGGCGTCCTCGGCCTCCGCGACGTAGGCGAGGCCGGTTTCACGCTGGGTTTCCCGGTTCGCGGCCACGATATCCTCCCGGGAAATGGCCGGGGCGGAGAACTTTCGCGCGCCGGCCAGAAGTTGTTGCAGCCCGGCCCCGAGCTTGTCCAGCAAGGTGAAGGTGGCCACGGCCCCGTAAGGGATGCGCTCCATCTCCGCCGGGCCGAGAAGGCTTTGCAGCGTGTGCCAGGTGGCGAAAAGCTGCTCGGGCGCAGTGCCGAGCGACGACACGGATTTCGGCAGGCTCTCCCAGTTGCCATGCACGCGCTCCCGCCGTTCGGGATGCAGGGCCCCCTCGATGTTCGAGCCGAGAAACCCCGGAATCATGATGGCCCTTCCCATGCAGACGAGCTTGGAAAACGGCGCGCCCAGGGCCAGCGCCTTGAACACGTGGTCCTCCCGGGCGAAGCCGCCGGCCAGGGACATGTCCGCCACCGGCTGTCCCGAGGCGGCGAGCAGGGCCGCGTATTCCCGGGCCTTGGCGTGGAGCAGGATGGACGGCACGCCCCAGGTCTCCATCATGTTCCAGGGGCTCATGCCCGTGCCGCCGCCGGAACCGTCGATGGTGAGCAGATCGAGCCCGGCCAGCGAGGCATAGCGGATGGCCATGGCCAGCGCCTCCATGCCGTAGGCTCCGGTCTTGAGCGAAATGCGCTCGAAGCCCAGGCGGCGCAGATAGGCCACCTTTTCCAGGAAGCTCTCCCGCACCTGCCCCTCGCTGGTCGCATCCGTATAGCCCAGCCGGCTGTGACGGGCGAACTCCCGGATCGCCCCGGAGGCGAAGGCCTGGGCCACCTCGGGCAGCTCGGGATCGGGGTCCACGAGATAGCCGCGCTTTTTGAGGAACACAGCGTAGTCGATGTCCCGCACCTTGATCTCGCCGCCGATGTTCTTGGCCCCCTGGCCCCACTTGAACTCGATGATCACGTCCGGGCCGTATTTGTCGATGATGTACTCGGCCACGCCGTTGCGGGAATCCTCGACGTTGAGCTGGACAAGCATCGCCCCGTAGCCGTCCCGGTCCTGATAGCGCCGGTAGATGTCGATGCGGCGATCCAGCTCCGGGGCGAGCCGGAGGCGTCCGCCTTCAAAGACGGCCTGCCGGTCGACGCCGACCACGTTTTCCCCGACCACGATGGGGATGCCGGCCAGGGCGCAGCCCACGGCGAAACAGTCCCAATGGTGCGCCGCGATGAAGGTCGAGCCCAACGCGCCGGTCATGAGCGGAAGTTTGATCCTGGTCTTGCGGGTCCGGCCGAAGGCCGTTGTCAGGTCGACATTGTGGAACAGGCAGTCGTCCGGGGAGGTGGTCAGTCCCGGAGCCAGCCCCCGGGCGCCGTAGAGCCGCCCCTGGATGCGCAGCGTGTCGTAGGAGATGCCGCTCGGGCAGGCGTTCTCCGCCCCGACGGTCACCTTGCCGAAATCGCGCGGATACAGCATGGCCCGGCCGGCCAGGCTCGACAGCCACGTCTCGCAGCGGCCGGCGCAGTCTTCCCGGCACAAGCTGCACAATCCCGATTCCACAGGGGTCCCGCGATTGGCGGTTCCCAGCACGTCGTTGCTCTTTTGCCCGTTTTGCATGTTGCTCCTCGAAGGGTTGCCTGGCGCTCCATCGTAACGGGAGGCCATGAAAAAAGAAACCGGACGCATCTCTAGCATGCTCCCCCTCCTGTCGGTCGATAGGGGGAAGGCGGCAAATTCCGGGAAGCGCTCCCGGAAAACCGGGAATATTTCCCGATAACGGACAGGTGAAAGCCCGATTTCAAAAAGCGTCGGCCGCGCTAGAGGTGAAAAAAACGCCTGGACAAGCGGCGTCAACGAGGACCGGAAGATGGAAGCCAGCCGACGATTGCAATCCCCCACGCGGGATTTTGAAAACACACGGGAGCCCAGGGTTCCACGACGGTTTATCCGGCAAGCCATGGCCAGATGCAGCGTCGCGGGGGGGCTGACGGCCGTGTCCGTTTCCTGCCTGGACGCCATGCGCTGGCACATCCGGCTGACCCCAACGAACCAGGATTCCAGGAAGGAAATCTACATTTCACCCGAGGACGGCGGTCTTTTCTACGTCACGACCGCAGGCGGCAACATGCATATCACCCTCTACAGCGACCTGGGC
Proteins encoded in this window:
- a CDS encoding response regulator transcription factor, with the translated sequence MSGPLKILLVDDHPLFREGLRSLIAGQSAYAVLGEAGTAGEALELARTQTPDIVVLDIGLPDADGIEVIRRLRALPVPPRILVVSMHTRLDLVAESLRLGALGYVLKDSAAVSLLHGLDAVSRGDRYLDGAIVPQVLLKLDEYATHRSRPADPAYDTLTRREQQILRLLAEGRGVAAIAADLYISRKTVENHRSNIFGKLGFSNMAELVHYAVKMGLIEVGDDTA
- a CDS encoding sensor histidine kinase — protein: MEKTERQRDLDAGAAGAAGEQRRTSAGPESAPKDVTAALRERIKELDCLYEITRLSQRHDLALDDILSGVCGIVARAWQYPEIACVKLTIGGRGFATPAARRPVAKQSSPVRVHGEAVGHIEVGYLGKRPPCDEGPFLREERHLLDAVADHLGRIIEARENEERLRRLSQELLKAQEHERQRIARELHDDVGQLLSVTRLRLEGLLPLLDDGAQDAREAVRECSTRLGTAVMALRDLAYNLLPPALTQLGLAETACRLCQELSARHGVPIAFSADGMEALRMPFETSINLYRVLQEGLANACRHGRCSSISVRLVASYPHCLLRISDDGQGFDPQVRLPQALAEKHMGLWSMGERIRLLGGRFTLRARPGKGVRIKVEVPVEGQGPCQVP
- a CDS encoding FMN-binding glutamate synthase family protein, coding for MQNGQKSNDVLGTANRGTPVESGLCSLCREDCAGRCETWLSSLAGRAMLYPRDFGKVTVGAENACPSGISYDTLRIQGRLYGARGLAPGLTTSPDDCLFHNVDLTTAFGRTRKTRIKLPLMTGALGSTFIAAHHWDCFAVGCALAGIPIVVGENVVGVDRQAVFEGGRLRLAPELDRRIDIYRRYQDRDGYGAMLVQLNVEDSRNGVAEYIIDKYGPDVIIEFKWGQGAKNIGGEIKVRDIDYAVFLKKRGYLVDPDPELPEVAQAFASGAIREFARHSRLGYTDATSEGQVRESFLEKVAYLRRLGFERISLKTGAYGMEALAMAIRYASLAGLDLLTIDGSGGGTGMSPWNMMETWGVPSILLHAKAREYAALLAASGQPVADMSLAGGFAREDHVFKALALGAPFSKLVCMGRAIMIPGFLGSNIEGALHPERRERVHGNWESLPKSVSSLGTAPEQLFATWHTLQSLLGPAEMERIPYGAVATFTLLDKLGAGLQQLLAGARKFSAPAISREDIVAANRETQRETGLAYVAEAEDAIARRILLS